Proteins co-encoded in one Campylobacter ornithocola genomic window:
- the purL gene encoding phosphoribosylformylglycinamidine synthase subunit PurL, with protein MDKEIVKQHKISDEEYQEILNILGREPNLLELGVISAMWSEHCSYKSSRKYLNGFPTKAPWVIQGPGENAGVIDIGKGMAAVFKVESHNHPSFIEPFAGAATGVGGILRDVFTMGARVVAGMNSLKFGNIHDKKIGKHQKYLVKGVVNGISHYGNCMGVPTIGGECAFDECFNGNILVNAFALGTCKIEDIFYAKAEGIGNPVIYVGSKTGRDGLGGAVMASDSFNESSKSLRPTVQIGDPFAEKLLMEACLELFKTDYIVGIQDMGAAGLTSSSFEMAGRSGSGMKLYLDKTPMREEGMTPYELMLSESQERMLICAKKGYEEKVIEIFNKWGLDAAIIGEVTDTGKMELFWHGELVGLIPIEPLSEKAPMLDRPIAKPKYLDEIKNYQFKLNIPTQEAFEKLLANENVSNKAYIYEQFDSSVQTNTLKSDGALGANSIRIKENGCLLSMAIECNSRLNYVNPKIGAAAAVASAGRKIACSGARPLAISDCLNYGNPQNSEVMWQFAQGCEGIKLACKELNTPVVSGNVSLYNETDGVSIFPSPTIACVGVNEKAENILKSYFSKDTRAIYLLGDSKGNFGGSLIAKVLDQKVAGELEDIDFKAELKLWDFLLKANEMNLLDCANSIGIGGLAITLAKMSAKANLGIEVKTNFEDKSFIFEESPTRVILGVKNEEKFIKFVNEMGINFTKIGNLNEKDFILDDIKISLAKLQTIYFDKFNEYLG; from the coding sequence ATGGATAAAGAAATTGTAAAACAGCACAAAATTAGCGATGAAGAATATCAAGAAATTTTAAATATACTAGGCAGAGAGCCTAATTTACTAGAGCTTGGAGTGATTTCTGCTATGTGGAGCGAGCATTGTTCGTACAAATCAAGTAGGAAATATCTTAATGGCTTTCCAACTAAAGCCCCTTGGGTTATCCAAGGTCCTGGTGAAAATGCTGGTGTAATTGATATAGGCAAAGGAATGGCTGCAGTATTCAAAGTAGAAAGTCACAACCACCCAAGTTTTATAGAGCCTTTTGCAGGAGCAGCTACTGGTGTAGGTGGAATTTTACGCGATGTTTTTACTATGGGCGCTAGAGTTGTTGCGGGTATGAATTCTTTAAAATTTGGTAATATCCATGATAAAAAAATAGGTAAACATCAAAAATATTTAGTCAAAGGTGTTGTAAATGGAATTTCACACTATGGTAACTGTATGGGTGTACCCACTATAGGTGGAGAATGTGCTTTTGATGAATGTTTTAATGGAAATATCTTGGTTAATGCTTTTGCACTTGGAACTTGTAAAATCGAAGATATTTTTTATGCAAAAGCCGAAGGTATAGGAAATCCTGTAATTTATGTAGGTTCAAAAACAGGTCGTGATGGACTTGGCGGGGCTGTAATGGCAAGTGATAGTTTTAATGAATCTAGCAAAAGCTTAAGACCAACTGTACAAATTGGCGATCCATTTGCTGAAAAATTATTAATGGAGGCTTGTTTAGAACTTTTTAAGACTGATTATATAGTAGGTATTCAAGACATGGGTGCAGCAGGACTTACTTCAAGCTCCTTTGAAATGGCAGGACGCAGTGGCAGCGGGATGAAACTTTACCTTGATAAAACTCCTATGAGAGAAGAAGGTATGACTCCTTATGAGTTAATGCTAAGTGAATCTCAAGAAAGAATGCTAATTTGTGCTAAAAAAGGCTATGAAGAAAAAGTTATTGAGATTTTTAATAAATGGGGGCTTGATGCAGCTATTATAGGTGAAGTTACCGATACTGGTAAAATGGAGCTATTTTGGCATGGTGAATTAGTTGGTTTAATCCCTATTGAACCACTAAGTGAAAAAGCACCTATGCTTGATAGACCTATAGCTAAGCCAAAATACTTAGATGAAATAAAAAACTATCAATTTAAACTTAACATTCCCACTCAAGAAGCATTTGAAAAACTCCTTGCAAATGAAAATGTTAGCAATAAAGCTTATATTTATGAGCAATTTGATTCAAGTGTACAAACTAACACTTTAAAAAGCGATGGAGCTTTAGGAGCAAATAGCATTAGAATCAAAGAAAATGGTTGCTTGCTTTCTATGGCAATTGAATGCAACTCAAGATTAAACTATGTCAATCCGAAAATAGGTGCTGCAGCAGCTGTTGCAAGCGCAGGTAGAAAAATAGCATGCTCAGGAGCTAGACCTTTAGCAATTAGTGATTGTTTAAACTATGGTAACCCACAAAACTCTGAAGTAATGTGGCAATTTGCACAAGGTTGTGAAGGTATTAAACTAGCTTGTAAAGAACTCAATACTCCTGTAGTAAGTGGCAATGTTTCTTTATATAATGAAACCGATGGAGTAAGTATTTTTCCAAGCCCAACCATAGCTTGTGTTGGGGTAAATGAGAAAGCAGAAAATATTTTAAAATCATATTTTAGCAAAGATACTAGAGCTATTTATTTACTCGGGGACAGCAAAGGTAATTTTGGTGGATCTTTAATTGCTAAAGTACTAGATCAAAAAGTAGCAGGAGAACTTGAAGATATAGATTTTAAAGCAGAATTAAAACTATGGGATTTCTTGCTAAAAGCAAATGAAATGAATTTGCTTGATTGTGCTAATAGCATAGGTATAGGTGGACTCGCAATAACTTTAGCAAAAATGAGTGCAAAAGCAAATTTGGGTATTGAAGTAAAAACTAATTTTGAAGACAAAAGTTTTATTTTTGAAGAAAGTCCAACAAGAGTTATACTTGGTGTTAAAAATGAAGAAAAATTTATTAAATTTGTAAATGAAATGGGAATTAATTTTACAAAAATTGGAAATTTAAATGAAAAAGATTTCATTTTAGATGATATTAAGATATCTTTAGCAAAACTACAAACAATTTATTTTGATAAATTTAATGAATATTTAGGATAA